In Acidimicrobiales bacterium, a genomic segment contains:
- the purL gene encoding phosphoribosylformylglycinamidine synthase subunit PurL: MAQLTEEPLHRVLGLTDGEAEAISEILGREPNHLELAMYAVMWSEHCSYKSSRLHLRRLPTEGQRVLVGPGENAGVIDAGNGIAVAIRIESHNHPSAIEPYQGAATGVGGILRDIFTMGARPIALMDPLRFGPLDDPRSRWIFEGVVRGISGYGNSVGVPTVGGELVFDPTYAGNPLVNVLCVGILPVDRLVLGRATGVGNVAVLLGSRTGRDGIGGVSVLASAGFAEEDSAKRPSVQVGDPFEEKRLIEACLELLSAGLVVGIQDLGGAGLTCATSETASRGGVGMDVDVSAVPRREPEMEPFEVMTSESQERMLAIVTPGDLAAVEEVCARWQVRAAVVGRVTPGGAGGGRLRILDGWDGPVLADVPASSLHEDAPLYDRPVQPPADLGARRSASASALPAPTAADNAADVVALLADPSPVFRQYDHQLFLNTVLAPGAGAAVLRLKAPGVNATASDPLGTAGQESALALSTDGNGRWCAVDPRAGTAWLVAESALNVACAGAAPVAVVNCLNFGNPEHPEVMWQLSESIDGMAEACRALDIPVIGGNVSLYNESAGRDIDPTPVVAVLGLVDELRRRPPAVSLEPESTVVLLGTRVGPDQDDVLDGSAWAARRGHRGGVLASVDYAAHVDLLLLVRDLVTDGLVAGVSDVADGGLAVALAEMAVASGTGFQLSGVRGHAELFSERPSRVVLCTSHARPVLERAAASGVEAVELGPAGGRRMVVDGTDGDRLLDLGVDEAVTGWRGALDPR; this comes from the coding sequence ATGGCGCAGCTGACCGAGGAGCCGCTGCACCGGGTCCTGGGGCTCACCGACGGTGAGGCCGAGGCGATCTCGGAGATCCTCGGCCGGGAGCCGAACCACCTCGAGCTGGCCATGTACGCGGTGATGTGGAGCGAGCACTGCTCCTACAAGTCGTCCCGGCTCCACCTCCGCCGTCTGCCGACCGAGGGGCAGCGCGTTCTGGTCGGCCCGGGGGAGAACGCCGGCGTGATCGACGCCGGCAACGGCATAGCCGTGGCGATCCGCATCGAGAGCCACAACCATCCGTCGGCCATCGAGCCGTACCAGGGGGCGGCCACCGGCGTCGGAGGCATCCTGCGCGACATCTTCACGATGGGTGCCCGGCCCATCGCCCTCATGGACCCGCTGCGGTTCGGACCCCTCGACGATCCGCGCAGCCGCTGGATCTTCGAGGGCGTGGTGCGCGGCATATCCGGCTACGGCAACTCCGTCGGCGTCCCGACCGTCGGCGGAGAGCTGGTCTTCGACCCCACCTACGCCGGCAACCCGCTCGTCAACGTGCTGTGTGTCGGAATCCTGCCGGTCGACCGGCTGGTGCTGGGGCGGGCCACGGGTGTCGGCAACGTGGCCGTGCTCCTCGGCTCGCGCACCGGCCGCGACGGAATCGGCGGGGTGAGCGTGCTGGCGTCGGCGGGCTTCGCCGAGGAGGACTCGGCCAAGCGCCCGAGCGTCCAGGTCGGCGATCCGTTCGAGGAGAAGCGGCTGATCGAGGCGTGCCTCGAGCTGCTGTCGGCCGGCCTGGTGGTCGGGATCCAGGATCTCGGCGGGGCCGGCCTCACCTGCGCCACCAGCGAGACCGCCTCGCGCGGCGGGGTGGGGATGGACGTCGACGTGAGCGCCGTCCCTCGCCGGGAGCCGGAGATGGAGCCGTTCGAGGTGATGACCAGCGAGAGCCAGGAGCGCATGCTCGCCATCGTCACCCCCGGTGACCTGGCCGCGGTCGAGGAGGTCTGCGCCCGCTGGCAGGTGCGGGCGGCAGTGGTCGGCCGGGTCACCCCGGGCGGGGCCGGCGGCGGTCGCCTGCGGATCCTCGACGGCTGGGACGGTCCCGTGCTGGCCGACGTGCCCGCTTCCTCGCTGCACGAGGACGCGCCGCTGTACGACCGGCCCGTGCAGCCGCCCGCGGACCTGGGTGCCCGCCGCTCCGCCTCCGCGTCCGCTCTTCCGGCGCCGACGGCGGCCGACAACGCCGCCGACGTGGTCGCCCTCCTGGCCGATCCCTCACCGGTCTTCCGCCAGTACGACCACCAGCTGTTCCTGAACACCGTCCTCGCCCCCGGAGCGGGGGCGGCCGTCCTGCGGTTGAAGGCGCCGGGGGTCAACGCCACCGCCTCCGACCCCCTCGGCACGGCCGGTCAGGAATCCGCCCTGGCGCTGTCGACGGACGGAAACGGACGATGGTGTGCGGTCGACCCCCGGGCGGGGACGGCCTGGCTGGTGGCGGAGTCCGCCCTCAACGTCGCCTGTGCGGGAGCGGCGCCGGTGGCGGTGGTCAACTGCCTCAACTTCGGCAACCCCGAGCACCCCGAGGTGATGTGGCAGCTCTCCGAGTCGATCGACGGGATGGCGGAGGCGTGCCGGGCCCTCGACATCCCGGTCATAGGAGGCAACGTCAGCCTCTACAACGAGAGCGCGGGCCGGGACATCGACCCCACCCCGGTCGTCGCCGTGCTCGGCCTCGTCGACGAGCTGCGCCGGCGCCCGCCGGCCGTGTCCCTCGAACCGGAGTCCACCGTCGTGCTCCTCGGCACACGCGTGGGCCCGGATCAGGACGACGTCCTGGACGGCTCGGCCTGGGCGGCGCGGCGCGGCCATCGTGGAGGAGTGCTGGCGTCCGTCGACTACGCGGCCCACGTCGATCTGCTGCTGCTCGTCCGCGACCTCGTGACCGACGGCCTGGTCGCGGGAGTGTCGGACGTGGCCGACGGGGGCCTGGCGGTGGCGCTGGCGGAGATGGCCGTGGCCTCCGGCACCGGCTTCCAGCTCAGCGGGGTGCGGGGCCACGCCGAGCTTTTCTCCGAGCGCCCGTCGCGCGTCGTGCTGTGCACCTCCCATGCGCGGCCGGTGCTCGAGCGGGCGGCGGCCAGCGGGGTGGAGGCGGTGGAGCTGGGCCCGGCCGGCGGCCGCCGGATGGTCGTCGACGGCACGGACGGGGACCGGCTCCTCGATCTCGGTGTCGACGAGGCGGTGACGGGATGGCGGGGGGCGCTCGACCCGCGCTAG
- a CDS encoding glycosyltransferase family 39 protein: protein MAGGARPALAGRGRWYRALLAVVGLALAARVGLLVGTLHLPLLNDPADYHRLGVSLAGGHGFGTTVVAPGGGPTAFRPPLWPLFLGGIYAVVGDHVMVARVVEVVLGLVTVALVGALAYRLVPETCPGARRRGAAVAMVLAAVYPPLLLAGGSVLSESLSLPLELGSLLAAAVVPAARRPLRWCALAGALCGLDILCRPDSFILLVPALLLAGRRAPVGATASWLRVAALRGAVLVGAAGL, encoded by the coding sequence ATGGCGGGGGGCGCTCGACCCGCGCTAGCCGGGCGGGGGCGCTGGTACCGGGCTCTGCTGGCCGTGGTCGGGCTGGCCCTGGCCGCCCGGGTGGGGCTCCTCGTGGGCACCCTCCACCTGCCGCTGCTGAACGACCCCGCCGACTATCACCGGCTGGGCGTCTCGCTGGCGGGGGGGCACGGCTTCGGCACGACCGTGGTCGCTCCCGGGGGCGGGCCCACCGCCTTCCGGCCCCCGCTGTGGCCGCTCTTCCTGGGCGGCATCTACGCCGTAGTCGGGGATCACGTCATGGTGGCCCGGGTCGTCGAGGTGGTCCTGGGACTGGTCACGGTGGCGCTCGTCGGGGCACTGGCCTACCGGCTGGTCCCGGAGACGTGCCCGGGTGCCCGGCGCCGGGGGGCGGCGGTGGCCATGGTCCTCGCTGCGGTGTACCCGCCCCTTCTCCTGGCCGGCGGGTCGGTCCTGTCGGAGTCGCTGTCGCTGCCCCTCGAGCTCGGCTCTCTGCTGGCGGCGGCGGTGGTGCCGGCCGCCCGACGGCCGCTGCGCTGGTGCGCGCTGGCAGGGGCGCTCTGCGGCCTCGACATCCTGTGCCGGCCCGACAGCTTCATCCTCCTCGTGCCGGCGTTGCTGCTCGCGGGTCGGCGCGCTCCGGTCGGGGCCACCGCATCCTGGCTGCGGGTCGCGGCGCTGCGGGGGGCCGTGCTCGTCGGTGCGGCCGGGCTGG